From Camelina sativa cultivar DH55 chromosome 20, Cs, whole genome shotgun sequence, the proteins below share one genomic window:
- the LOC104768326 gene encoding trihelix transcription factor GT-3a: MDRRNPFQHHLHHHQLHHHHLIQQQQLPPPSQSTMAAMDPGGGGGERIPQWSIEETKELLGIREELDQTFMETKRNKLLWEVVAAKMADKGFVRSPEQCKSKWKNLVTRYKACETTEPDAIRQQFPFHNEIQSIFAARMQRMLWSDPTEPSTSSKRKHNQFSSDDDEEEEEEVDEPNQDINEELLSLVETQKKETEVITTSTSANPRKRAKKGKGVTKAETAAGSTIKEVLEEFMRQTVKMEKEWRDAWEMKEREREKREKEWRKRMAELEEERAAAERRWMEREEERRMREEVRAQKRDTLIDALLNKLNRDHNDHGRNQGF; the protein is encoded by the exons ATGGACAGACGTAACCCTTTCCAACATCACCTCCACCACCatcagcttcatcatcatcacttgatTCAACAGCAACAGCTTCCTCCTCCATCTCAGAGCACGATGGCGGCGATGGATCccggcggaggaggaggtgaGAGAATCCCACAGTGGAGCATAGAGGAGACAAAGGAGCTTTTGGGTATAAGAGAAGAGCTTGATCAGACTTTCATGGAGACCAAACGTAATAAGCTTCTTTGGGAAGTCGTGGCTGCTAAGATGGCCGACAAAGGTTTTGTCCGTAGCCCTGAACAATGTAAGAGCAAGTGGAAGAACCTCGTCACCAGATACAAG GCGTGTGAGACGACAGAGCCAGATGCTATTAGGCAGCAATTCCCATTCCACAATGAAATTCAATCGATTTTTGCAGCAAGAATGCAAAGAATGCTGTGGTCAGACCCCACAGAACCAAGCACTTCttcaaagagaaaacataatcaattttcatctgatgatgatgaagaagaggaagaagaagttgacgagCCAAATCAAGACATCAACGAGGAATTATTATCTTTAGTAGAGACACAGAAGAAAGAGACAGAAGTGATTACTACTAGTACTtctgccaatccaagaaaacgtgctaaaaaaggaaaaggagtAACTAAAGCTGAAACCGCGGCTGGCAGTACAATAAAAGAAGTATTGGAGGAGTTTATGAGGCAGACggtgaagatggagaaggaatggagagATGCATGGGagatgaaggagagagagagggaaaagagagagaaagagtggcGGAAGAGAATGGCGGAACTAGAGGAGGAGAGAGCTGCCGCGGAGAGGAGGTGGatggagagagaggaagagagacgGATGAGAGAAGAAGTTAGGGCTCAGAAGAGAGACACTCTCATTGATGCTTTGCTTAATAAGCTTAATAGAGATCATAATGATCATGGTCGTAATCAAGGTTTCTAA